Proteins co-encoded in one Saprospira grandis genomic window:
- a CDS encoding porin family protein, producing the protein MKNFLVLCCFLLSSLSTALFAQIDARFGFKAGANIGTIMGPAEENDQGESLDGYSWATKVHISATVEVPINERIGLAAELGFSQRGSRYRFEADNAYLSIPELSETFEGQSRVKSVNITNGYVEVPILFYVRPIKDKLQLDFGPSFSFLVSSRGLGILKYGDLSEDAVLGDDFVEINLDHSYLTDAAGELNSDFTRTGQLDQRSITYPADLGAYYFFDEKDGPAYRYFDMGLNFGASYYFTKGLRMGARAYYGLLDITNNNYDIEQQRLDDNRNFILRDDFDRNFSLQFFVGLQF; encoded by the coding sequence ATGAAAAACTTCTTAGTACTCTGCTGTTTTTTGCTTAGCAGCTTATCGACCGCTTTATTTGCGCAAATTGATGCTCGTTTTGGATTTAAGGCGGGGGCCAATATTGGGACCATCATGGGGCCTGCGGAAGAGAATGACCAGGGCGAAAGCCTAGATGGCTATAGTTGGGCCACCAAGGTGCATATTTCGGCCACCGTAGAGGTTCCGATCAATGAACGTATAGGTTTGGCGGCAGAATTGGGCTTTTCTCAGCGGGGGAGCCGCTACCGCTTTGAGGCAGATAATGCCTACTTGAGCATCCCAGAACTTAGTGAAACCTTTGAGGGACAAAGCCGGGTAAAGTCCGTAAATATTACCAATGGTTATGTAGAGGTTCCGATCTTGTTTTATGTCCGCCCAATTAAGGACAAATTGCAATTAGATTTTGGACCGAGCTTTTCTTTTTTGGTCTCTTCTAGAGGATTAGGTATATTAAAGTATGGAGACCTTAGCGAGGATGCGGTTTTGGGCGATGACTTTGTAGAAATCAATTTGGACCATAGTTATTTGACCGATGCGGCTGGCGAGCTCAATAGTGACTTTACAAGAACGGGGCAATTGGACCAGCGCAGCATTACTTATCCGGCAGATTTGGGCGCCTACTATTTCTTTGATGAAAAAGATGGACCCGCCTACCGCTACTTTGATATGGGCCTCAACTTTGGCGCCTCTTACTACTTTACCAAAGGGTTGAGAATGGGGGCTCGGGCCTATTATGGTCTCCTTGATATTACGAATAATAATTATGATATAGAACAACAGCGTCTAGACGACAACCGCAACTTCATCCTAAGAGATGACTTTGACCGCAACTTTAGCTTGCAGTTTTTTGTCGGTTTGCAGTTTTAG
- a CDS encoding helix-hairpin-helix domain-containing protein codes for MFKKAKKMIKKDLQKRYEKMEDLFQKFEHRVYGHLEDRLETLESRIDELSDVLNRRLDQLAEQQVAAPQEEEAAQEETSPSPEEEPPAQDDLCQIKGIGKVMAEQLAAAGIHRFEQLAELGPEEIKALDLEISGFQNRLERYNWQEQAQQFIAES; via the coding sequence ATGTTTAAAAAGGCCAAGAAAATGATTAAAAAGGACCTGCAGAAGCGCTATGAGAAGATGGAGGACCTTTTCCAAAAGTTTGAGCATCGTGTTTATGGACATCTGGAAGATCGTCTGGAAACCTTAGAAAGCCGCATTGATGAGCTTTCGGATGTATTGAATCGACGATTGGACCAGTTGGCAGAGCAGCAAGTAGCCGCCCCCCAAGAAGAAGAGGCTGCCCAAGAAGAAACCAGCCCCAGCCCTGAAGAGGAACCCCCCGCCCAAGATGACCTTTGCCAAATTAAGGGCATCGGAAAAGTGATGGCGGAGCAATTGGCGGCTGCGGGTATTCATCGTTTTGAGCAGTTGGCCGAGCTAGGGCCAGAGGAAATAAAGGCTTTAGATCTTGAAATTTCGGGTTTTCAAAATCGCCTAGAACGCTATAATTGGCAGGAACAGGCACAACAATTCATCGCCGAATCTTAA
- a CDS encoding glycosyltransferase: MIKQAEKIAILGPAHPLRGGLAAFNERLAKAFIEEGREVKIYSFSLQYPSFLFPGKSQFSTAKAPDLDIEVCLNSVNPFNWWTVGRKIAKSQPDVLIVSYWLPFMGPSFGTVLRIVKKYSPNTKLLGLVHNLIPHESRPGDALFNRYFVGPLDGFMALSKKVVQDIQEFLPAPRPAHFHPHPVYDSYGPLLPKAEARAQLKLDPEGKYLLFFGFIRQYKGLDILLEALGDPRLAQYNIKALVAGEFYEDEAPFRQQIERLQLGDRLQLYNDFIPEEEVGQFFSAADLVVQPYRRATQSGISQLAYHFERPMLVTEVGGLPEIVPHGKAGYVVPPENPKAVADAILQFFEYDQNDGFKSYLQAAKKRYAWPAMVAAFDELLVEIPEK; encoded by the coding sequence ATGATTAAGCAAGCAGAAAAAATCGCTATTCTTGGGCCAGCCCACCCCCTGCGGGGCGGGCTGGCTGCTTTTAATGAGCGGCTCGCCAAGGCCTTTATAGAAGAGGGGCGAGAGGTGAAAATTTATAGCTTTAGTTTACAGTATCCCAGTTTTTTGTTTCCGGGCAAAAGCCAGTTTTCTACGGCCAAGGCGCCAGATTTAGACATTGAGGTCTGCCTCAATTCGGTCAATCCTTTCAATTGGTGGACCGTAGGCCGCAAGATCGCCAAAAGCCAGCCCGATGTTCTGATTGTCTCTTATTGGTTGCCTTTTATGGGTCCTAGTTTCGGGACCGTCCTGCGGATCGTCAAGAAGTACTCGCCCAATACCAAACTACTAGGGCTGGTGCACAACCTGATTCCTCACGAAAGCCGCCCTGGCGATGCGCTTTTCAACCGCTATTTTGTGGGCCCATTAGATGGCTTTATGGCCCTATCGAAGAAGGTCGTTCAAGATATTCAGGAGTTTTTGCCTGCCCCTCGGCCGGCGCATTTTCATCCGCATCCGGTCTATGATAGCTATGGGCCTTTATTGCCCAAGGCGGAGGCCAGAGCGCAGTTGAAGCTAGATCCCGAGGGCAAATATTTGCTCTTTTTTGGTTTCATTCGGCAATACAAGGGCTTAGATATTTTGCTAGAGGCCCTGGGCGATCCTCGTTTGGCTCAATATAACATCAAGGCCTTGGTAGCAGGAGAATTTTATGAGGATGAGGCTCCTTTTCGGCAGCAAATAGAGCGCCTGCAACTGGGCGATCGCCTACAGCTCTACAATGATTTTATTCCAGAAGAAGAGGTGGGCCAATTTTTCAGTGCGGCGGATTTGGTGGTGCAACCCTATCGTCGGGCCACCCAAAGCGGCATTTCTCAGCTGGCCTATCATTTTGAGCGGCCCATGTTGGTGACCGAGGTGGGTGGTTTGCCCGAAATCGTGCCTCATGGCAAGGCGGGCTATGTGGTTCCGCCCGAAAACCCCAAGGCCGTGGCGGACGCCATCTTGCAATTCTTTGAGTACGACCAAAACGATGGCTTCAAAAGCTATTTGCAAGCGGCCAAAAAGCGTTATGCTTGGCCCGCCATGGTAGCCGCTTTTGATGAGCTATTGGTAGAGATTCCCGAAAAATAG